A genomic window from Pseudomonas alcaligenes includes:
- the rdgB gene encoding RdgB/HAM1 family non-canonical purine NTP pyrophosphatase → MMPFTELVLASHNAGKLKELQAMLGAHVRVRSIGEFSSVEPEETGLSFVENAILKARNAARVSGLPALADDSGLAVDFLGGAPGIYSARYADGKGDAANNAKLLEALKGVPDAERGAQFVCALALVRHADDPLPILCEGLWHGSILHEARGAEGFGYDPLFWVPERQCSSAELASDEKNRISHRARAMALLKQRLGLQ, encoded by the coding sequence ATGATGCCGTTCACAGAACTCGTACTCGCCAGCCACAACGCCGGCAAGCTCAAGGAACTCCAGGCCATGCTCGGCGCGCACGTGCGCGTGCGCTCGATCGGCGAGTTCTCCAGCGTCGAGCCGGAGGAAACCGGCCTTTCCTTCGTCGAGAACGCCATCCTCAAGGCGCGCAACGCCGCCCGCGTGTCCGGCCTGCCGGCGTTGGCCGACGACTCCGGCCTGGCGGTGGACTTCCTCGGCGGCGCCCCGGGCATCTACTCGGCGCGCTACGCCGACGGTAAAGGTGACGCCGCCAACAACGCCAAGCTGCTGGAGGCCTTGAAGGGCGTACCGGACGCCGAGCGCGGCGCCCAGTTCGTCTGCGCCCTGGCCCTGGTGCGGCACGCCGACGACCCGCTGCCGATCCTCTGCGAGGGCCTGTGGCACGGCAGCATCCTGCACGAGGCCCGTGGCGCCGAGGGCTTCGGTTACGACCCGCTGTTCTGGGTGCCGGAGCGCCAGTGCTCCAGCGCCGAACTGGCCAGCGACGAAAAGAACCGCATCAGCCACCGCGCCCGCGCCATGGCCCTGCTCAAGCAGCGCCTGGGCCTGCAATGA